The Selenomonas sp. AB3002 genome contains a region encoding:
- a CDS encoding ZIP family metal transporter — MLSLEVLQGLLLPFMGTALGAAGVYVLKDELNPLVQKGLMGFAAGVMVAASVWSLLIPSMEASGQLGQLAFLPAVIGFWAGTLFLLALDHFIPHLHLDSEEAEGPSCSLPKSAMLVLAVTLHNIPEGMAVGVVLAGWISGTADVTLGGALALSVGIAIQNFPEGAIISLPLRAAGMSRHKAFLGGMLSGVVEPIGGLLTILAASFVIPVLPYLLAFAAGAMLYVVVEELIPEMSSGHHSNVGVLAFALGFTLMMALDVALG; from the coding sequence ATGTTATCTTTGGAAGTATTGCAGGGGTTGCTGCTGCCTTTTATGGGCACTGCCTTGGGGGCGGCAGGGGTGTATGTGCTGAAGGATGAGCTCAATCCTCTGGTGCAAAAGGGGCTTATGGGCTTTGCCGCGGGGGTCATGGTGGCGGCTTCTGTCTGGAGTCTTTTGATTCCCTCCATGGAGGCTTCGGGGCAGCTGGGGCAGCTGGCTTTCCTTCCTGCGGTGATTGGCTTTTGGGCAGGGACGCTTTTCTTGCTGGCCCTTGACCATTTCATTCCCCATCTGCATCTGGACTCGGAGGAGGCAGAGGGCCCCAGCTGCTCGCTGCCAAAATCTGCCATGCTGGTGCTGGCGGTGACTCTGCACAATATCCCTGAAGGCATGGCGGTAGGCGTGGTGCTGGCAGGGTGGATCTCAGGGACTGCCGATGTTACCCTGGGAGGAGCTTTGGCGCTGTCTGTGGGTATTGCCATACAGAACTTTCCCGAGGGGGCCATCATCTCCCTGCCTTTGAGGGCAGCGGGCATGAGCCGCCATAAGGCTTTCCTGGGGGGCATGCTCTCAGGTGTGGTGGAGCCTATAGGAGGGCTGCTGACTATCCTGGCGGCCAGCTTTGTAATCCCGGTGCTTCCGTATCTGCTGGCCTTTGCGGCAGGGGCCATGCTCTATGTGGTGGTGGAAGAACTTATTCCTGAGATGTCCTCAGGCCACCATTCCAATGTAGGGGTGCTGGCCTTTGCCCTTGGATTTACGCTGATGATGGCGCTGGATGTGGCGCTGGGGTAA
- a CDS encoding DUF6033 family protein, whose protein sequence is MANSINNNFLLRYKSTEQLGKNMFKGSKEKASEAKDPLAQFGGSASVELSQEGLALAVQQKNAKDDSGEGSGGVKSGEEALSPKAQDFLAKLREKYGDYDFFVADNVENPLDFDGAGNSNKRYYVILSNEELEKMADDEEYANKVMGQVEKAIGVADKLEKDGKLGEGVSFSKIAITIDAEGNMKLFAELERASQEQQERLEKAQEKKEEEAAKADKEKEKEAEEEQPPLSLQHTRIEADSEDEFWEKILGIDWSKIAFD, encoded by the coding sequence ATGGCAAACTCAATCAACAATAATTTCCTGCTTCGCTATAAGAGTACAGAGCAGCTGGGCAAGAACATGTTCAAAGGCAGCAAGGAAAAGGCCTCTGAGGCCAAAGATCCTCTGGCCCAGTTCGGCGGCAGCGCCTCCGTGGAGCTTTCCCAGGAAGGACTGGCCTTAGCCGTCCAGCAGAAAAATGCCAAAGATGACAGCGGCGAAGGTTCCGGGGGCGTGAAGTCCGGCGAGGAAGCCCTCTCCCCCAAGGCTCAGGATTTCCTGGCCAAGCTGCGGGAGAAATACGGGGACTATGATTTCTTCGTAGCCGATAATGTAGAAAATCCCCTGGACTTCGACGGCGCCGGCAACAGCAATAAGAGATACTACGTCATCCTCTCCAATGAGGAGCTTGAAAAGATGGCAGATGACGAAGAGTACGCGAACAAAGTCATGGGCCAAGTGGAAAAGGCCATTGGCGTAGCAGACAAGCTGGAAAAAGATGGCAAGCTGGGCGAGGGTGTCTCCTTCAGCAAGATTGCCATCACCATCGATGCCGAAGGCAACATGAAGCTCTTCGCCGAACTGGAGCGTGCCTCCCAGGAACAGCAGGAACGCCTGGAAAAGGCCCAAGAAAAGAAGGAAGAGGAAGCCGCCAAGGCTGACAAGGAAAAGGAAAAAGAAGCAGAAGAAGAACAGCCGCCTCTTTCCCTCCAGCACACGCGAATCGAAGCTGACTCCGAAGATGAATTCTGGGAAAAGATCCTGGGCATCGACTGGAGCAAGATTGCCTTTGACTGA
- a CDS encoding EndoU domain-containing protein, which translates to MKKWCSSVLLAVFVTLMLALASGCGGQEEAGSTVSSSAEVQSQQAEAGRKLLEEKSAAREQEAAAREAARMREIAREEARKQETGKDSSAASYTMQDIKRLRNTEVFARGALEHIFDGTINKKGKATGYHYDKVEGSRGRILPGTRSKEDRHGVFTAKVEVDGVQKNGFSSFYPDGWTPQEVVDAINTAYADALGNSDNPHGELWIGYSGDLEIDMYLNDQKKILTAYPIYRKE; encoded by the coding sequence ATGAAAAAATGGTGCAGCAGTGTGCTGCTGGCGGTATTTGTCACGCTTATGCTGGCGCTGGCTTCCGGTTGCGGAGGGCAGGAGGAGGCCGGCAGCACGGTGAGCAGTTCTGCTGAGGTGCAGTCACAGCAGGCAGAGGCAGGGCGCAAGCTTCTTGAGGAAAAGTCAGCGGCCAGGGAGCAGGAGGCTGCTGCCAGAGAAGCGGCGAGAATGCGGGAAATCGCCAGGGAAGAGGCGAGAAAACAGGAGACTGGCAAGGATAGCAGTGCAGCAAGTTATACCATGCAGGATATCAAGAGGCTCAGGAACACGGAAGTCTTTGCCAGGGGCGCACTGGAGCATATCTTTGACGGCACCATCAACAAGAAGGGCAAGGCCACTGGGTATCACTATGACAAGGTGGAGGGCAGCCGGGGCAGGATTCTGCCGGGGACACGCTCCAAGGAGGACAGGCACGGTGTCTTCACCGCCAAGGTGGAGGTGGATGGCGTGCAGAAGAACGGCTTTAGTTCCTTCTATCCTGATGGCTGGACACCCCAGGAAGTGGTGGATGCTATCAATACAGCCTATGCGGATGCTTTGGGGAATTCGGACAATCCCCATGGTGAGCTTTGGATTGGCTACAGCGGGGATCTGGAGATAGATATGTACCTGAACGACCAAAAGAAAATCCTCACTGCCTATCCCATCTACAGGAAGGAGTAG
- a CDS encoding polysaccharide deacetylase family protein yields the protein MELKHLRTNGAALCLACLLLSGCGAQDTNTSSQAADPASSAAAQTETPAAAPAEEKKAYVVVADDLSNLSLDNAETPVYDRYTLAQRREKGLTTALPAITPYKQGKVAYLTFDDGPDEKNTAAVLDILKQEGVKATFYVTGRNVRNFPDTARRIFEEGHALGNHSYDHDYNRLYASVGNYIEEMEQADEAIYELLGVRPLITRAPSGRMGNFTKAYEDAIAANGYVEHDWNVSSADTAPGNPTAQDFIDNISGQAVTDCVIILMHSSGGHEETVKAVPEIIRILRERGYTFGVVTPMTPQPW from the coding sequence ATGGAACTCAAACATCTTCGGACCAACGGCGCGGCTCTGTGCCTTGCCTGCCTGCTTCTTTCCGGCTGTGGCGCCCAGGACACAAACACCAGCAGCCAGGCAGCTGATCCTGCCTCCAGCGCAGCAGCCCAGACGGAAACTCCGGCAGCAGCACCTGCAGAGGAAAAGAAGGCTTATGTGGTGGTTGCCGATGACCTCAGCAACCTGTCGCTGGACAATGCCGAAACGCCGGTCTATGACCGCTATACACTGGCCCAGCGCAGGGAGAAGGGCCTGACTACAGCCCTGCCTGCCATCACGCCTTACAAGCAGGGCAAAGTTGCCTACCTGACCTTCGATGACGGCCCCGATGAGAAAAACACGGCAGCGGTACTGGACATCCTGAAGCAGGAAGGGGTCAAGGCTACCTTCTATGTGACTGGCAGGAATGTCAGGAACTTTCCCGACACCGCCAGGCGCATCTTCGAGGAAGGGCATGCCCTGGGCAACCACAGCTATGACCACGACTACAACCGCCTCTACGCTTCTGTAGGCAACTATATCGAAGAAATGGAACAGGCAGATGAGGCCATCTATGAACTCCTGGGGGTACGCCCCCTGATCACCCGCGCTCCCAGCGGCCGCATGGGCAATTTCACCAAGGCCTATGAAGATGCTATCGCTGCCAATGGCTATGTGGAACACGACTGGAATGTCAGCTCCGCCGACACCGCCCCCGGGAACCCCACTGCCCAGGATTTCATCGACAACATTTCCGGTCAGGCTGTCACGGACTGCGTCATCATCCTCATGCACAGCTCCGGCGGCCATGAGGAAACCGTCAAGGCTGTGCCTGAGATCATCCGCATCCTGCGTGAAAGGGGCTACACCTTCGGCGTAGTGACGCCCATGACGCCCCAGCCCTGGTAA
- a CDS encoding cation transporter, giving the protein MKKVYKIEVDCAACANLMEEAAKKTPGVKDATVNFMGLKMKVEFEEGQDVQAVMENVRSNCKRVEDDCEVYI; this is encoded by the coding sequence ATGAAGAAGGTTTACAAAATCGAGGTTGACTGTGCCGCCTGCGCGAATCTGATGGAGGAGGCTGCTAAGAAGACGCCAGGTGTCAAAGATGCAACGGTCAATTTCATGGGACTGAAGATGAAGGTGGAATTTGAAGAGGGCCAGGACGTTCAGGCTGTCATGGAAAATGTCCGCAGCAACTGCAAGCGCGTGGAAGACGACTGCGAAGTGTATATCTGA
- a CDS encoding heavy metal translocating P-type ATPase: MNQKQKKNLVRIIVAAVLMIALAYAPLAGLPRFLAYLVPYFIIGYDILYKAGKGLRNRRAFDESLLMAIATLGAMALAVYEDGDYTEAIAVMLFYQVGEWFQAYAVGRSRRDISELMDIRPDYANLQQADGSLEQVDPYEVEIGSIIVVKPGEKIPLDGVVVEGTSSLNTVALTGEALPREAGAGDEVLSGCVNINGLLKIRTTKEFDESTASRILEMVEDASSRKSKSEDFISKFARVYTPIVVYAALALAFLPPLVRLWGMGLAPEWGTWIYRALTFLVISCPCALVVSIPLSFFAGLGGASRQGVLVKGSNYLETLAEVDTVVFDKTGTLTKGVFQVNAIHTDKLNREELLHLAAHVERYSTHPIAESLRNAFGHEADGCQVEEVEEIAGQGIRARVNGKTVCVGNARMMESLGARWHECDEAGTMIHVAVEGEYAGHIIIADVVKEHAHEAIRALKRNGIKKTVMLTGDNCKSADKVAADLQLDEVYSQLLPQDKVARVEELLQQKKTGKLAFVGDGINDAPVLARADVGIAMGALGSDAAIEAADVVLMDDDPLKISVAQRIARKTLRIVRQNIWFSIGVKVLVLMLGAIGFANMWAAIFADVGVMVLAVLNAVRAMFVPKSVLQANENSRSLSDVAAA; encoded by the coding sequence ATGAATCAGAAGCAGAAGAAAAATCTTGTGCGGATTATCGTGGCTGCTGTCCTGATGATTGCCCTGGCCTATGCGCCGCTGGCGGGGCTTCCCCGCTTCCTGGCCTACTTGGTGCCTTATTTCATCATTGGTTATGATATCCTGTACAAGGCTGGCAAGGGCCTCAGGAACCGGCGGGCTTTTGATGAAAGCCTGCTCATGGCCATTGCCACCCTGGGCGCCATGGCTCTGGCTGTTTATGAGGACGGGGATTATACTGAAGCCATTGCCGTCATGCTGTTCTATCAGGTGGGTGAGTGGTTCCAGGCCTATGCCGTGGGCCGCAGCCGCCGGGATATCAGCGAGCTGATGGATATCCGTCCGGACTATGCGAATCTGCAGCAGGCAGATGGCTCCCTTGAGCAGGTGGATCCCTATGAGGTGGAGATTGGCAGCATCATTGTGGTCAAGCCCGGCGAAAAGATTCCCCTGGACGGTGTGGTGGTGGAGGGCACTTCCAGCCTGAATACGGTAGCCCTGACCGGTGAAGCCCTGCCCCGGGAAGCCGGGGCAGGAGATGAGGTCCTCAGCGGCTGCGTCAATATCAATGGCTTGCTGAAAATCAGGACCACCAAGGAATTTGACGAGTCAACGGCCTCCAGGATTTTGGAGATGGTGGAAGACGCCAGTTCCAGGAAGTCCAAATCGGAGGACTTCATCAGCAAGTTTGCCCGGGTTTATACCCCCATCGTGGTATATGCTGCTCTGGCGCTGGCCTTTTTGCCGCCCCTGGTACGTCTTTGGGGCATGGGGCTGGCTCCCGAGTGGGGTACCTGGATTTACCGCGCCCTTACCTTCCTGGTTATCAGTTGTCCCTGTGCCCTGGTGGTCAGCATTCCCCTCAGCTTCTTTGCCGGCCTTGGCGGCGCCAGCCGTCAGGGAGTGCTGGTAAAGGGCTCCAATTATCTGGAAACCCTGGCAGAGGTGGATACGGTGGTCTTTGACAAGACTGGTACCCTGACCAAAGGAGTTTTCCAGGTCAATGCCATTCATACGGACAAATTGAACCGGGAGGAGCTGCTGCACCTGGCTGCTCATGTGGAGCGCTATTCTACTCACCCCATTGCCGAATCTCTGCGCAATGCCTTTGGCCATGAGGCTGATGGCTGCCAGGTGGAAGAGGTGGAGGAAATCGCCGGTCAGGGCATCCGTGCCCGGGTCAACGGCAAGACCGTCTGCGTGGGCAATGCCAGGATGATGGAATCCCTTGGTGCCAGGTGGCATGAATGCGATGAAGCTGGCACCATGATCCATGTGGCGGTAGAGGGCGAATACGCCGGCCATATCATCATTGCCGATGTGGTGAAGGAACATGCCCATGAGGCTATCCGCGCTCTCAAGCGCAATGGCATCAAAAAGACGGTCATGCTCACTGGTGATAATTGCAAGTCAGCTGACAAGGTGGCGGCGGATCTGCAGCTGGATGAGGTATACAGCCAGCTGCTGCCCCAGGACAAGGTAGCCAGGGTGGAAGAGCTGTTGCAGCAGAAAAAGACCGGCAAGCTGGCCTTTGTAGGGGATGGCATCAACGATGCCCCGGTGCTTGCCCGTGCCGATGTGGGCATAGCCATGGGGGCTCTGGGCTCCGATGCGGCCATTGAAGCCGCCGATGTGGTGCTGATGGATGACGATCCTCTCAAGATTTCCGTTGCCCAGCGCATTGCCCGCAAGACCCTGCGGATTGTCAGGCAGAATATCTGGTTCTCCATCGGGGTCAAGGTGCTGGTGCTGATGCTGGGGGCTATAGGCTTTGCCAATATGTGGGCGGCTATCTTCGCCGATGTGGGGGTCATGGTCCTGGCTGTTCTGAACGCTGTGCGGGCCATGTTTGTCCCCAAGTCTGTCCTGCAGGCAAATGAAAACAGCCGCAGCCTTTCAGATGTGGCTGCAGCCTGA
- a CDS encoding heavy metal translocating P-type ATPase — protein sequence MKKERFTITGMTCSACSARVEKAVAKLEGTEGVSVNLLTNSMQLSYDEGKLDAGTIIAAVEKAGYGASLKGQESVSQKEEAAPLEKEAADMKKRLLWSVLFLFPIMYIAMHQMLLAWLGLPVPALVRELFDGAENALTFSLAQFLLLLPIMYLNRKYYINGFRNLLQGAPNMDSLVAMGSMAAAVFGAFALFRIGWGLGHGDWALVTEYSRNLYFESAGMIVTLITVGKYLEARAKGKTGAALARLMELAPKQAAVLRGGREVLLPVEELVAGDEIIVRPGERIPADGVVLEGQTSVDESALTGESLPVFKQAGDMVTSATLNKAGAIHFRAQKVGSDTTISQIIRLVDEASASKAPMARLADRIAGVFVPVVILIALAAGGAWLALGESVEFAFSIAISILVISCPCALGLATPVAIMVGTGKGAENGILIKSGEALEIARAVDTVVMDKTGTITEGKPAVTDVAVFAMEETEFLALAAGLEQKSEHPLAEAVLAYAGSKKISPAAVQDFQAVIGRGLKGQVQGKPCLAGNEDFMAEQGIDISPHSRLVTKLADEGKSLLFFACGGELVGLMAVADREKASSIEAIRKFTAMGLEVIMLTGDNERTAKAVSQRLGLRKFIAGVLPAHKEQHIAKLQAEGHKVAMIGDGINDAPALARADLGIAIGAGTDVAMESADAVLMRSNLLDAVSAIRLSQAVIRNIKENLFWAFIYNIIGIPLAAGLLYPAFGIKLSPMIGAAAMSMSSVCVVMNALRLRYFKPEQGAAVTAVHQDKIEETANDRKEEEKTMEKELKIEGMMCAHCQKHVNDALAGMAGVTAVEVNLEAGTAKVTAEREIAREEFAQVITEAGYELVD from the coding sequence ATGAAAAAAGAACGATTCACCATAACCGGCATGACCTGTTCAGCCTGTTCGGCACGGGTGGAAAAGGCTGTGGCGAAACTGGAGGGCACAGAGGGGGTGAGCGTGAACCTGCTGACCAACTCCATGCAGCTGTCTTATGATGAAGGGAAATTGGACGCAGGGACAATCATTGCCGCAGTGGAAAAGGCCGGTTACGGCGCCAGCCTGAAGGGGCAGGAGTCTGTTTCCCAAAAGGAAGAGGCGGCGCCGCTGGAAAAAGAAGCGGCAGACATGAAAAAGCGTCTGCTTTGGTCGGTGCTGTTTCTCTTTCCCATCATGTATATTGCCATGCATCAGATGCTGTTGGCCTGGCTGGGACTGCCGGTGCCGGCGCTGGTGCGGGAGCTGTTTGACGGCGCAGAGAATGCCCTGACCTTTTCCTTGGCCCAATTCCTGCTGCTGCTGCCCATCATGTACCTAAATCGCAAATACTATATCAATGGTTTCAGGAACCTACTTCAGGGGGCTCCCAATATGGACAGCCTGGTGGCTATGGGTTCCATGGCGGCAGCCGTTTTTGGTGCCTTCGCTCTGTTCCGCATAGGATGGGGGCTGGGGCATGGGGACTGGGCCCTGGTGACGGAATACAGCCGCAATCTCTACTTTGAGTCGGCGGGCATGATTGTCACGCTGATTACCGTGGGCAAGTATCTTGAGGCCAGGGCCAAGGGCAAAACAGGTGCTGCCCTGGCCAGGCTAATGGAACTGGCTCCGAAGCAGGCTGCTGTGTTGCGAGGGGGCAGGGAAGTCCTGCTGCCCGTTGAGGAGCTGGTGGCAGGGGACGAGATTATCGTGCGGCCAGGGGAGAGGATACCCGCCGATGGCGTGGTGCTTGAGGGTCAGACCAGCGTGGACGAGTCGGCCCTGACCGGTGAAAGCCTGCCAGTCTTCAAGCAGGCCGGGGATATGGTGACCTCTGCCACGCTGAACAAGGCGGGGGCGATACATTTCCGTGCCCAGAAGGTGGGCAGCGATACCACCATCAGCCAGATCATCCGGCTGGTGGATGAAGCCAGCGCCAGCAAGGCTCCCATGGCCAGGCTGGCTGACCGCATTGCCGGGGTGTTCGTGCCAGTGGTGATTCTCATTGCCCTGGCGGCAGGGGGCGCGTGGCTGGCACTGGGAGAGAGCGTGGAATTTGCCTTTTCCATCGCTATATCCATTCTGGTCATCTCTTGTCCCTGTGCGCTGGGACTGGCAACGCCTGTGGCCATCATGGTGGGCACGGGCAAGGGGGCGGAAAACGGCATACTGATCAAGTCCGGGGAAGCTTTGGAAATTGCCCGGGCCGTGGATACGGTGGTCATGGATAAGACCGGCACCATCACTGAGGGCAAGCCTGCTGTGACAGATGTGGCAGTCTTCGCCATGGAGGAGACGGAATTTTTGGCTCTGGCGGCAGGCCTGGAACAGAAAAGCGAGCACCCGCTGGCTGAAGCCGTGCTGGCCTATGCCGGGAGCAAGAAGATTTCCCCGGCAGCAGTGCAGGACTTCCAGGCCGTCATTGGACGGGGTCTGAAAGGGCAGGTGCAGGGCAAGCCCTGCCTGGCTGGCAACGAAGACTTCATGGCTGAGCAGGGCATAGATATTTCGCCTCATAGCCGACTGGTGACAAAGTTGGCAGATGAGGGCAAGTCCCTGCTGTTCTTTGCCTGTGGGGGAGAACTGGTGGGCCTCATGGCGGTGGCGGACAGGGAAAAGGCTTCCAGCATCGAGGCTATCCGCAAATTCACGGCTATGGGGCTGGAGGTCATCATGCTCACCGGCGATAATGAACGCACAGCGAAAGCTGTCAGCCAGCGGCTGGGCCTCAGGAAATTCATTGCCGGGGTACTGCCGGCCCACAAGGAGCAGCATATTGCAAAGCTGCAGGCAGAGGGTCATAAGGTGGCCATGATTGGCGATGGCATCAATGATGCGCCGGCCCTGGCCCGGGCTGACTTGGGTATTGCCATTGGCGCCGGCACGGATGTGGCCATGGAGAGTGCCGATGCGGTACTGATGCGCAGCAATCTGCTGGATGCAGTGAGTGCCATCAGGCTGTCCCAGGCAGTGATTCGCAATATCAAGGAAAACTTGTTTTGGGCTTTCATCTACAATATCATCGGCATTCCACTGGCTGCAGGGCTTCTGTATCCTGCCTTTGGCATCAAGCTTTCCCCCATGATTGGGGCGGCAGCCATGAGCATGTCCAGTGTCTGCGTGGTCATGAACGCGCTGAGGCTGCGGTATTTCAAGCCGGAGCAGGGGGCAGCAGTGACGGCAGTTCATCAGGATAAAATTGAAGAAACAGCAAATGACAGAAAGGAAGAGGAAAAGACTATGGAAAAGGAACTTAAGATTGAAGGCATGATGTGCGCCCATTGTCAGAAGCATGTAAATGATGCGCTGGCCGGGATGGCGGGAGTTACCGCTGTGGAGGTGAACCTGGAAGCCGGTACGGCCAAGGTGACAGCTGAACGGGAGATTGCCCGGGAGGAGTTCGCCCAGGTCATCACCGAGGCAGGCTACGAATTGGTGGACTAA
- a CDS encoding metal-sensing transcriptional repressor → MEQAHEGCCGCAEVRHKYRDKEGGEYKGLISRLNRIEGQVRGIRRMVEEDRYCVDIMTQVSAIQAALGAFNKELLSQHIKSCVVHDIRDGDEAVVDELVMLLGKMMR, encoded by the coding sequence ATGGAGCAAGCGCATGAAGGATGCTGTGGCTGTGCCGAGGTAAGGCACAAGTATCGTGACAAGGAGGGCGGGGAATACAAAGGGCTGATCTCCCGTCTCAACCGCATTGAAGGACAGGTGCGGGGCATCCGCCGCATGGTGGAAGAGGATCGCTATTGCGTGGATATCATGACCCAGGTCAGCGCCATACAAGCGGCCCTGGGGGCTTTCAACAAGGAACTGCTGTCCCAGCATATCAAGAGCTGCGTGGTCCACGATATCCGTGATGGCGACGAGGCGGTGGTGGATGAACTGGTGATGCTGCTGGGCAAGATGATGAGGTGA